The following proteins are encoded in a genomic region of Candidatus Deferrimicrobiaceae bacterium:
- a CDS encoding DALR domain-containing protein, which yields GGGKDLVFPHHENEIAQSEGVTGKPFARYWIHNGFVNIDNEKMSKSRGNFFTLHDVLEKVNPDVLRFFFASSHYRSPIDYSERSLDEAKAGLTRLYRAKEKAEACASAGHEASSVPEGDDFAPLRDASARFAEAMDDDFNTAAALGHLFDAVRALNRLAPADPASEGEKAGRFLAGYEILEPLFGVLGLLASSAEEYFRGEERHYEHVSEGPTISFGGGSATEFRPERLSVGEIERRIEERRAARARKDFAEADRIRKELDALGVLLEDSKAGTTWKYKT from the coding sequence ACGGCGGGGGGAAGGACCTCGTCTTCCCGCACCATGAAAACGAGATCGCCCAGTCGGAAGGCGTGACGGGCAAACCGTTCGCGCGATACTGGATCCACAACGGATTCGTCAACATCGACAACGAAAAGATGAGCAAGTCGCGCGGGAACTTCTTCACCCTGCATGACGTGCTGGAGAAGGTGAACCCGGACGTGCTCCGGTTCTTCTTCGCCTCGAGCCATTATCGCAGCCCGATCGACTACTCCGAGAGGAGCCTCGACGAAGCGAAGGCGGGGCTTACCCGCCTCTACCGCGCGAAGGAGAAGGCGGAGGCGTGCGCTTCCGCGGGACACGAGGCGTCGTCCGTGCCGGAAGGGGACGATTTCGCCCCGCTCCGGGACGCCTCGGCCCGTTTCGCGGAGGCGATGGACGACGACTTCAACACGGCGGCGGCCCTGGGCCACCTGTTCGACGCCGTGCGTGCGCTGAACCGGCTGGCCCCTGCCGATCCGGCTTCGGAGGGGGAAAAGGCGGGCCGGTTCCTGGCGGGGTACGAGATACTCGAACCGCTGTTCGGCGTGCTGGGGCTGCTAGCGTCCTCGGCGGAGGAGTATTTCCGCGGCGAGGAGCGGCATTATGAGCATGTCTCCGAAGGACCGACGATATCCTTCGGGGGCGGCTCAGCGACGGAATTCAGGCCGGAAAGGCTCTCCGTCGGGGAGATCGAGCGCAGGATCGAGGAACGCAGGGCCGCCCGCGCGCGGAAGGACTTCGCCGAGGCTGACCGGATCCGGAAGGAACTCGACGCGCTGGGTGTCCTCCTCGAGGATTCCAAGGCCGGGACGACGTGGAAGTACAAGACGTAG